The proteins below come from a single Archangium lipolyticum genomic window:
- a CDS encoding universal stress protein — MPTPSRILVPVDLMEGSRTIIDYAIQLARPFNASLELLHTWEPPQYVAPDLLVAAPGWSPQSLEKTALDAARKELEALVKELQSSVPITHRLEVGEPGAAILRVAESGGFDLIVMGTHGRRGLPRLLLGSVAQKVIARAHCPVLTLHVPEEK; from the coding sequence ATGCCCACGCCTTCTCGCATCCTCGTGCCCGTGGACCTGATGGAGGGTTCGCGCACCATCATCGACTACGCAATCCAGCTCGCCCGGCCGTTCAACGCCTCCCTGGAGCTGCTGCACACCTGGGAGCCGCCCCAGTACGTGGCGCCGGATCTCCTGGTCGCCGCGCCGGGCTGGAGCCCCCAGTCGCTGGAGAAGACGGCGCTCGATGCGGCGCGCAAGGAGCTGGAGGCGCTCGTCAAGGAGCTCCAGTCGTCCGTGCCCATCACCCATCGGCTGGAGGTGGGTGAGCCGGGCGCGGCCATCCTCCGGGTCGCCGAGTCGGGCGGGTTCGACCTGATCGTCATGGGGACGCACGGCCGCCGGGGCCTGCCGAGGCTGCTGCTGGGGAGCGTGGCCCAGAAGGTCATCGCCCGGGCGCACTGCCCCGTCCTCACGCTGCACGTGCCCGAGGAGAAGTGA